The Siniperca chuatsi isolate FFG_IHB_CAS linkage group LG12, ASM2008510v1, whole genome shotgun sequence genome has a segment encoding these proteins:
- the frmpd4 gene encoding FERM and PDZ domain-containing protein 4 isoform X2, with translation MDTDDNELGVFTVIHHRTKSSGWPPPSGTWSASQGPPNGWDMGTIREGRDCYINHVSQSSSLEEVRLDGDKFVTPTPRKVEMRRDPVLGFGFVAGSEKPVVVRSVTPGGPSEGKLIPGDEIIMINDEPVSSAPRERVIDLVRSCKESILLTVIQPYPSPKSAFISAAKKAKLKTNPVKVRFAEEVIINGQVPETVKDNSLLFMPNVLKVYLENGQTKSFKFDSNTSIKDVILTLQEKLSIKSIEHFSLMLEQRAEGSASKLMLLHEQEMLTQVTQRPGSHKMKCFFRITFVPKDPVDLLRRDAVAFEYLYVQSCNDVVLERFGSELKYDTALHLAALQMYILTINTKQSQKVSLKYIEKEWGLALFLPPAVLSSMKEKNIKKALTHILKTNQNLVPPGKKLTALQAKVHYLKYLSDLRLYGGRVFKSILIQGEKHTEVTLLVGPKYGISHVINTKTNLVALLADFSHVNRIEMYTEDENRVRVELHVLDVKPITLLMESVDAMNLACLTAGYYRLLVDSRRSIFNVAKNTDSIETSHAARLKQNYQAIECTYSTPHKGCEDRNNQRYSQDYSDQECEYLDHGRYEGQPVYITEIHQAQHSMHMAERAECCKIPCSQTYLNVPRPKPQDSSRSAKVSFIFGDPPLDSVNPQNLGYQRLMDDGPEILDNHSPMYRRLEEDYKMMDAIEDGDGYQYSSKIFGPTECIEEPLLHDICYAETTDDAEDEDDISCEEDMVMSDIDKPVFLSLSGSSDDIIDLTSLPPPPEGNDEEDNDVLLHSLNLAIAAPPPGFRDSSDEEEQQGAGTRAQGACNDIPVSLIDSVPTHRAEGHREPLNDAVVSTLQALEALAASEEQSPAQSESSTGVEISRAFSPESSDSGNETNSSEVTESSELATAQRHSENHLRMHVAMTEGYRALNEEKPEVTAPSDGGVGAMQYNPQEHQEEEAKSSAVASSQIFHSDGGEMEPETMEIKSVSEYFTKMHMGSVMSRQRGKQREAESRIHGDTCESSNRSHMTSQDSSKDEPPHLVGKYNAFTVRDSYYMNQLDLGRTHFKDRHQKWQQRAPGNKMAENLSPECVNDSQASHADRLRVKGEKQDSDERSQQFNAQLRSPSKGPIPAERDATSQDNEQQQIKIPPSEQEVTRLYDYHMSKRMSSIQSEGVHSLQSSQCSSIDAGCSTGSSSCVTPMDSPLCATDNMHVLSESSLKGLSYVTAEEKAYGPPGQGRVGHPMDPTLLRKIHAATSAEPGFGITRDGSHRMPKIKETTACTQLKKVGEESSLALYNETSTTTTTMSPSSLRSSTEPSGLTQASPEPNPHALAFPSSGSSCDPTTGSLRKPRRVQMLRRSWSTIMPGHRGLEALLEKTKATLTWKSGGQNFQSQDPPKVQSISSTKRLPKSLSQGSVASNSSGRRLLRGASLLLPDSTATRLDAGTWRCQGPFSHCFLRRKTNTDGDIEDREMPSHDLFSVSSVSFNREENTFLKADYKAERGNMATAMNDMSLKARLARVNSMKGKTYSLHTGFALARKDALDMVSVLRSSVGRLSRGEKPEINEADMDTFSQLLFMQAKVLSGACRQMAVEYSRPEELLLTLTHSFHTLCCLTQACMSLVEGLSTESEQREVVAKVDEVVMNYVCLLKAAEAASGSSPSDQSVNALTHHSATMSAIINTLTHSLKTLLNK, from the exons GAGCTGCAAGGAGTCCATATTGTTGACTGTTATTCAGCCATACCCA TCACCCAAATCGGCATTCATCAGCGCAGCCAAAAAGGCCAAGTTAAAGACTAATCCAGTTAAAGTCCGCTTCGCCGAAGAGGTCATCATCAATGGCCAGGTCCCC GAAACAGTGAAGGACAACTCTCTTCTTTTTATGCCAAATGTTCTGAAGGTGTACCTGGAGAACGGGCAGACtaaatcatttaaatttgaCAGCAACACATCCATTAAG gATGTCATCCTGACCCTGCAAGAAAAGCTATCCATTAAGAGCATTGAGCACTTCTCTCTGATGCTGGAACAAAGAGCTGAGGGATCTGCCAGCAAACTCATGCTCCTGCATGAGCAGGAGATGCTAACTCAG GTGACACAGAGGCCCGGGTCACACAAGATGAAGTGCTTTTTTCGCATCACTTTTGTCCCAAAGGATCCCGTGGACCTGCTTAGGAGAGACGCAGTAGCATTTGAGTACCTCTATGTTCAG AGCTGTAATGATGTGGTATTGGAGAGATTTGGGTCAGAGCTGAAATACGACACGGCTCTCCATCTGGCTGCCCTGCAAATGTATATTCTAACCATCAATACCAAGCAGTCCCAGAAAGTTTCCCTCAAGTATATTGA GAAGGAGTGGGGTCTGGCGTTGTTCCTGCCTCCTGCAGTGCTGTCTAGCATGAAAGAGAAGAACATCAAAAAAGCCCTCACTCACATCCTCAAAACCAACCAGAACCTGGTGCCGCCTGGTAAAAAG TTGACTGCCTTGCAGGCAAAGGTCCATTATCTGAAGTATCTCAGTGATTTGAGGCTGTATGGAGGACGGGTGTTTAAATCCATACTAATT CAAGGAGAGAAGCACACAGAAGTGACGCTGCTGGTGGGGCCCAAATATGGCATCAGCCATGTGATTAACACCAAAACAAACCTGGTGGCACTTCTGGCTGATTTTAGTCATGTCAACCGCATTGAGATGTATACAGAAGATGAGAACAGGGTTAGAGTGGAACTTCATGTTCTGGACGTAAAG CCCATCACTCTCTTAATGGAGTCTGTTGATGCAATGAATCTGGCCTGTTTGACTGCTGGCTACTACCGATTACTGGTGGACTCTCGGCGCTCCATCTTCAATGTGgccaaaaacacagacagtatCGAAACAA GTCATGCAGCAAGACTAAAGCAGAACTACCAGGCCATCgagtgtacatacagtacacccCATAAAGGATGTGAAGACAGAAACAACCAGAGGTACAGTCAAGATTATTCTGACCAGGAGTGTGAATACCTCGACCACGGGAGATATGAAGGCCAACCAGTCTACATAACTGAGATCCACCAAGCCCAGCACTCAATGCACATGGCAGAGAGAGCCGAGTGCTGCAAAATCCCTTGCTCCCAAACTTACCTCAACGTCCCAAGGCCCAAACCCCAAGACTCCTCCAGGAGTGCAAAGGTCTCCTTCATATTTGGAGATCCTCCCTTAGACAGTGTAAACCCCCAAAATCTGGGCTACCAGAGACTGATGGATGATGGCCCGGAGATTCTAGACAATCACAGCCCCATGTATAGGCGTCTCGAGGAGGACTATAAGATGATGGATGCCATAGAAGATGGGGACGGGTATCAGTACTCCAGCAAAATCTTTGGTCCTACTGAATGCATCGAGGAGCCGCTGCTGCACGATATCTGCTACGCAGAGACAACAGATGATGCAGAGGATGAGGATGACATCAGCTGTGAGGAGGACATGGTGATGAGTGACATTGACAAGCCTGTGTTTCTCTCGCTCTCAGGGTCCAGCGATGACATCATTGACTtgacctccctccctcccccaccGGAGGGTAATGACGAGGAGGACAATGACGTACTGCTGCACTCTCTTAACCTGGCCATCGCTGCTCCCCCTCCCGGCTTCAGGGACAGCTCTGacgaggaggagcagcagggggCCGGGACTCGGGCCCAGGGGGCCTGCAATGATATCCCAGTGTCTCTCATAGATTCAGTGCCCACCCACAGAGCAGAGGGCCACAGGGAGCCTCTAAACGATGCAGTGGTGTCCACCTTACAGGCACTCGAGGCCCTCGCTGCATCTGAGGAACAGAGTCCAGCACAGTCAGAGAGTAGCACAG GTGTAGAAATATCACGAGCATTTAGTCCTGAGTCCTCAGATTCTGGCAACGAGACTAATTCCTCTGAGGTGACAGAGAGCTCCGAGCTGGCCACTGCTCAGAGACACTCAGAGAACCACCTGAGGATGCATGTAGCCATGACAGAAGGATACCGCGCTTTGAATGAGGAAAAGCCAGAGGTCACTGCACCTAGTGATGGTGGCGTGGGAGCTATGCAGTACAATCCCCAGGAGcatcaggaggaggaggcgaaATCATCTGCAGTCGCCTCCTCACAGATTTTTCACTCGGATGGCGGCGAGATGGAGCCAGagacaatggaaataaaatcagtcagtgaATACTTCACTAAGATGCACATGGGCTCAGTAATgagcaggcagagaggaaagcagagagaggcagagagcagaATCCATGGAGATACCTGTGAATCCTCTAATAGATCTCACATGACTTCTCAAGACTCTTCTAAAGATGAGCCCCCTCATCTTGTTGGGAAGTATAACGCTTTCACTGTGAGAGATTCCTATTACATGAATCAGCTTGATCTGGGGCGAACTCACTTTAAAGACAGGCATCAAAAATGGCAGCAGAGAGCGCctggaaacaaaatggcagaaaatctcTCTCCAGAATGTGTGAATGACTCACAGGCTTCCCACGCAGACAGGTTGAGAGTAAAGGGAGAGAAACAGGACTCAGATGAAAGAAGCCAACAGTTCAATGCCCAGCTCCGCTCCCCATCCAAAGGGCCCATCCCTGCAGAGAGAGATGCCACTTCACAGGATAATGAGCAACAGCAAATTAAGATTCCGCCATCAGAGCAAGAAGTCACACGGTTATATGACTACCACATGAGCAAGCGCATGTCATCGATACAGAGTGAAGGCGTTCATTCTCTCCAAAGCTCACAATGTTCCTCTATAGACGCCGGTTGTagcacaggcagcagcagctgtgtcaCTCCCATGGATTCTCCCCTTTGTGCCACAGACAATATGCATGTACTGTCAGAGTCCTCGCTTAAGGGGCTGAGTTATGTAACTGCTGAGGAGAAAGCTTATGGGCCCCCAGGTCAGGGGAGGGTTGGCCATCCCATGGATCCCACCCTGCTGAGGAAGATCCATGCCGCTACCAGTGCTGAGCCTGGGTTCGGGATTACACGGGACGGCAGTCACAGAATGCCCAAGATAAAAGAAACCACAG CTTGCAcacagctgaagaaggttgggGAAGAGTCATCTTTAGCTCTCTATAATGAGACCAGtaccaccaccacaaccatGTCACCATCATCATTAAGAAGTAGCACAGAGCCCAGCGGGCTAACACAGGCCAGCCCCGAGCCCAACCCACATGCCCTGGCTTTCCCCTCAAGTGGATCTTCATGTGACCCTACAACAGGCAGCCTCAGGAAGCCACGCAGGGTTCAGATGctcaggaggagctggagcacCATAATGCCAGGTCACAGGGGCTTAGAAGCACTGTTAGAGAAGACCAAAGCCACACTTACATGGAAGAGTGGTGGTCAGAATTTCCAGTCTCAAGATCCCCCAAAAGTACAGAGTATATCCTCTACCAAAAGATTGCCCAAGAGCTTGTCCCAGGGTTCAGTCGCCTCTAATTCATCTGGTAGACGGCTGCTAAGAGGAGCATCCCTGTTGCTGCCAGACTCAACAGCAACAAGGCTGGATGCAGGTACGTGGAGGTGTCAGGGGCCGTTCAGTCATTGCTTCCTGcggagaaagacaaacacagatggTGATATTGAAGACAGAGAGATGCCCTCACATGATCTGTTCTCTGTCAGCTCGGTTTCTTTTAATCGAGAGGAAAACACGTTCTTGAAAGCTGACTATAAAGCTGAGCGGGGTAACATGGCCACAGCTATGAATGACATGAGCCTAAAAGCAAGGCTAGCTCGTGTAAATTCAATGAAGGGAAAAACCTACAGCCTTCACACAGGGTTCGCACTTGCACGGAAGGATGCCTTAGACATGGTCAGCGTGTTACGTTCCAGTGTTGGCCGCTTGTCCAGAGGTGAGAAGCCCGAGATCAACGAGGCTGACATGGATACGTTCTCCCAGCTGCTTTTCATGCAGGCCAAAGTGCTGAGCGGCGCCTGCAGACAGATGGCCGTGGAGTACAGCCGCCCAGAGGAGTTACTGCTCACTCTGACACACAGCTTCCACACACTCTGCTGCCTGACGCAAGCCTGCATGTCACTAGTGGAAGGCCTGAGCACCGAGAGCGAACAGCGTGAGGTGGTAGCCAAGGTGGATGAGGTCGTCATGAACTACGTGTGTCTGCTGAAAGCTGCAGAGGCGGCTTCGGGAAGCTCCCCCAGTGACCAAAGTGTGAATGCATTGACACATCACTCTGCCACCATGTCTGCTATTATAAACACATTAACTCACTCACTGAAAACACTGCTCAACAAATAA
- the frmpd4 gene encoding FERM and PDZ domain-containing protein 4 isoform X5: MRRDPVLGFGFVAGSEKPVVVRSVTPGGPSEGKLIPGDEIIMINDEPVSSAPRERVIDLVRSCKESILLTVIQPYPSPKSAFISAAKKAKLKTNPVKVRFAEEVIINGQVPETVKDNSLLFMPNVLKVYLENGQTKSFKFDSNTSIKDVILTLQEKLSIKSIEHFSLMLEQRAEGSASKLMLLHEQEMLTQVTQRPGSHKMKCFFRITFVPKDPVDLLRRDAVAFEYLYVQSCNDVVLERFGSELKYDTALHLAALQMYILTINTKQSQKVSLKYIEKEWGLALFLPPAVLSSMKEKNIKKALTHILKTNQNLVPPGKKLTALQAKVHYLKYLSDLRLYGGRVFKSILIQGEKHTEVTLLVGPKYGISHVINTKTNLVALLADFSHVNRIEMYTEDENRVRVELHVLDVKPITLLMESVDAMNLACLTAGYYRLLVDSRRSIFNVAKNTDSIETSHAARLKQNYQAIECTYSTPHKGCEDRNNQRYSQDYSDQECEYLDHGRYEGQPVYITEIHQAQHSMHMAERAECCKIPCSQTYLNVPRPKPQDSSRSAKVSFIFGDPPLDSVNPQNLGYQRLMDDGPEILDNHSPMYRRLEEDYKMMDAIEDGDGYQYSSKIFGPTECIEEPLLHDICYAETTDDAEDEDDISCEEDMVMSDIDKPVFLSLSGSSDDIIDLTSLPPPPEGNDEEDNDVLLHSLNLAIAAPPPGFRDSSDEEEQQGAGTRAQGACNDIPVSLIDSVPTHRAEGHREPLNDAVVSTLQALEALAASEEQSPAQSESSTGVEISRAFSPESSDSGNETNSSEVTESSELATAQRHSENHLRMHVAMTEGYRALNEEKPEVTAPSDGGVGAMQYNPQEHQEEEAKSSAVASSQIFHSDGGEMEPETMEIKSVSEYFTKMHMGSVMSRQRGKQREAESRIHGDTCESSNRSHMTSQDSSKDEPPHLVGKYNAFTVRDSYYMNQLDLGRTHFKDRHQKWQQRAPGNKMAENLSPECVNDSQASHADRLRVKGEKQDSDERSQQFNAQLRSPSKGPIPAERDATSQDNEQQQIKIPPSEQEVTRLYDYHMSKRMSSIQSEGVHSLQSSQCSSIDAGCSTGSSSCVTPMDSPLCATDNMHVLSESSLKGLSYVTAEEKAYGPPGQGRVGHPMDPTLLRKIHAATSAEPGFGITRDGSHRMPKIKETTACTQLKKVGEESSLALYNETSTTTTTMSPSSLRSSTEPSGLTQASPEPNPHALAFPSSGSSCDPTTGSLRKPRRVQMLRRSWSTIMPGHRGLEALLEKTKATLTWKSGGQNFQSQDPPKVQSISSTKRLPKSLSQGSVASNSSGRRLLRGASLLLPDSTATRLDAGTWRCQGPFSHCFLRRKTNTDGDIEDREMPSHDLFSVSSVSFNREENTFLKADYKAERGNMATAMNDMSLKARLARVNSMKGKTYSLHTGFALARKDALDMVSVLRSSVGRLSRGEKPEINEADMDTFSQLLFMQAKVLSGACRQMAVEYSRPEELLLTLTHSFHTLCCLTQACMSLVEGLSTESEQREVVAKVDEVVMNYVCLLKAAEAASGSSPSDQSVNALTHHSATMSAIINTLTHSLKTLLNK, encoded by the exons GAGCTGCAAGGAGTCCATATTGTTGACTGTTATTCAGCCATACCCA TCACCCAAATCGGCATTCATCAGCGCAGCCAAAAAGGCCAAGTTAAAGACTAATCCAGTTAAAGTCCGCTTCGCCGAAGAGGTCATCATCAATGGCCAGGTCCCC GAAACAGTGAAGGACAACTCTCTTCTTTTTATGCCAAATGTTCTGAAGGTGTACCTGGAGAACGGGCAGACtaaatcatttaaatttgaCAGCAACACATCCATTAAG gATGTCATCCTGACCCTGCAAGAAAAGCTATCCATTAAGAGCATTGAGCACTTCTCTCTGATGCTGGAACAAAGAGCTGAGGGATCTGCCAGCAAACTCATGCTCCTGCATGAGCAGGAGATGCTAACTCAG GTGACACAGAGGCCCGGGTCACACAAGATGAAGTGCTTTTTTCGCATCACTTTTGTCCCAAAGGATCCCGTGGACCTGCTTAGGAGAGACGCAGTAGCATTTGAGTACCTCTATGTTCAG AGCTGTAATGATGTGGTATTGGAGAGATTTGGGTCAGAGCTGAAATACGACACGGCTCTCCATCTGGCTGCCCTGCAAATGTATATTCTAACCATCAATACCAAGCAGTCCCAGAAAGTTTCCCTCAAGTATATTGA GAAGGAGTGGGGTCTGGCGTTGTTCCTGCCTCCTGCAGTGCTGTCTAGCATGAAAGAGAAGAACATCAAAAAAGCCCTCACTCACATCCTCAAAACCAACCAGAACCTGGTGCCGCCTGGTAAAAAG TTGACTGCCTTGCAGGCAAAGGTCCATTATCTGAAGTATCTCAGTGATTTGAGGCTGTATGGAGGACGGGTGTTTAAATCCATACTAATT CAAGGAGAGAAGCACACAGAAGTGACGCTGCTGGTGGGGCCCAAATATGGCATCAGCCATGTGATTAACACCAAAACAAACCTGGTGGCACTTCTGGCTGATTTTAGTCATGTCAACCGCATTGAGATGTATACAGAAGATGAGAACAGGGTTAGAGTGGAACTTCATGTTCTGGACGTAAAG CCCATCACTCTCTTAATGGAGTCTGTTGATGCAATGAATCTGGCCTGTTTGACTGCTGGCTACTACCGATTACTGGTGGACTCTCGGCGCTCCATCTTCAATGTGgccaaaaacacagacagtatCGAAACAA GTCATGCAGCAAGACTAAAGCAGAACTACCAGGCCATCgagtgtacatacagtacacccCATAAAGGATGTGAAGACAGAAACAACCAGAGGTACAGTCAAGATTATTCTGACCAGGAGTGTGAATACCTCGACCACGGGAGATATGAAGGCCAACCAGTCTACATAACTGAGATCCACCAAGCCCAGCACTCAATGCACATGGCAGAGAGAGCCGAGTGCTGCAAAATCCCTTGCTCCCAAACTTACCTCAACGTCCCAAGGCCCAAACCCCAAGACTCCTCCAGGAGTGCAAAGGTCTCCTTCATATTTGGAGATCCTCCCTTAGACAGTGTAAACCCCCAAAATCTGGGCTACCAGAGACTGATGGATGATGGCCCGGAGATTCTAGACAATCACAGCCCCATGTATAGGCGTCTCGAGGAGGACTATAAGATGATGGATGCCATAGAAGATGGGGACGGGTATCAGTACTCCAGCAAAATCTTTGGTCCTACTGAATGCATCGAGGAGCCGCTGCTGCACGATATCTGCTACGCAGAGACAACAGATGATGCAGAGGATGAGGATGACATCAGCTGTGAGGAGGACATGGTGATGAGTGACATTGACAAGCCTGTGTTTCTCTCGCTCTCAGGGTCCAGCGATGACATCATTGACTtgacctccctccctcccccaccGGAGGGTAATGACGAGGAGGACAATGACGTACTGCTGCACTCTCTTAACCTGGCCATCGCTGCTCCCCCTCCCGGCTTCAGGGACAGCTCTGacgaggaggagcagcagggggCCGGGACTCGGGCCCAGGGGGCCTGCAATGATATCCCAGTGTCTCTCATAGATTCAGTGCCCACCCACAGAGCAGAGGGCCACAGGGAGCCTCTAAACGATGCAGTGGTGTCCACCTTACAGGCACTCGAGGCCCTCGCTGCATCTGAGGAACAGAGTCCAGCACAGTCAGAGAGTAGCACAG GTGTAGAAATATCACGAGCATTTAGTCCTGAGTCCTCAGATTCTGGCAACGAGACTAATTCCTCTGAGGTGACAGAGAGCTCCGAGCTGGCCACTGCTCAGAGACACTCAGAGAACCACCTGAGGATGCATGTAGCCATGACAGAAGGATACCGCGCTTTGAATGAGGAAAAGCCAGAGGTCACTGCACCTAGTGATGGTGGCGTGGGAGCTATGCAGTACAATCCCCAGGAGcatcaggaggaggaggcgaaATCATCTGCAGTCGCCTCCTCACAGATTTTTCACTCGGATGGCGGCGAGATGGAGCCAGagacaatggaaataaaatcagtcagtgaATACTTCACTAAGATGCACATGGGCTCAGTAATgagcaggcagagaggaaagcagagagaggcagagagcagaATCCATGGAGATACCTGTGAATCCTCTAATAGATCTCACATGACTTCTCAAGACTCTTCTAAAGATGAGCCCCCTCATCTTGTTGGGAAGTATAACGCTTTCACTGTGAGAGATTCCTATTACATGAATCAGCTTGATCTGGGGCGAACTCACTTTAAAGACAGGCATCAAAAATGGCAGCAGAGAGCGCctggaaacaaaatggcagaaaatctcTCTCCAGAATGTGTGAATGACTCACAGGCTTCCCACGCAGACAGGTTGAGAGTAAAGGGAGAGAAACAGGACTCAGATGAAAGAAGCCAACAGTTCAATGCCCAGCTCCGCTCCCCATCCAAAGGGCCCATCCCTGCAGAGAGAGATGCCACTTCACAGGATAATGAGCAACAGCAAATTAAGATTCCGCCATCAGAGCAAGAAGTCACACGGTTATATGACTACCACATGAGCAAGCGCATGTCATCGATACAGAGTGAAGGCGTTCATTCTCTCCAAAGCTCACAATGTTCCTCTATAGACGCCGGTTGTagcacaggcagcagcagctgtgtcaCTCCCATGGATTCTCCCCTTTGTGCCACAGACAATATGCATGTACTGTCAGAGTCCTCGCTTAAGGGGCTGAGTTATGTAACTGCTGAGGAGAAAGCTTATGGGCCCCCAGGTCAGGGGAGGGTTGGCCATCCCATGGATCCCACCCTGCTGAGGAAGATCCATGCCGCTACCAGTGCTGAGCCTGGGTTCGGGATTACACGGGACGGCAGTCACAGAATGCCCAAGATAAAAGAAACCACAG CTTGCAcacagctgaagaaggttgggGAAGAGTCATCTTTAGCTCTCTATAATGAGACCAGtaccaccaccacaaccatGTCACCATCATCATTAAGAAGTAGCACAGAGCCCAGCGGGCTAACACAGGCCAGCCCCGAGCCCAACCCACATGCCCTGGCTTTCCCCTCAAGTGGATCTTCATGTGACCCTACAACAGGCAGCCTCAGGAAGCCACGCAGGGTTCAGATGctcaggaggagctggagcacCATAATGCCAGGTCACAGGGGCTTAGAAGCACTGTTAGAGAAGACCAAAGCCACACTTACATGGAAGAGTGGTGGTCAGAATTTCCAGTCTCAAGATCCCCCAAAAGTACAGAGTATATCCTCTACCAAAAGATTGCCCAAGAGCTTGTCCCAGGGTTCAGTCGCCTCTAATTCATCTGGTAGACGGCTGCTAAGAGGAGCATCCCTGTTGCTGCCAGACTCAACAGCAACAAGGCTGGATGCAGGTACGTGGAGGTGTCAGGGGCCGTTCAGTCATTGCTTCCTGcggagaaagacaaacacagatggTGATATTGAAGACAGAGAGATGCCCTCACATGATCTGTTCTCTGTCAGCTCGGTTTCTTTTAATCGAGAGGAAAACACGTTCTTGAAAGCTGACTATAAAGCTGAGCGGGGTAACATGGCCACAGCTATGAATGACATGAGCCTAAAAGCAAGGCTAGCTCGTGTAAATTCAATGAAGGGAAAAACCTACAGCCTTCACACAGGGTTCGCACTTGCACGGAAGGATGCCTTAGACATGGTCAGCGTGTTACGTTCCAGTGTTGGCCGCTTGTCCAGAGGTGAGAAGCCCGAGATCAACGAGGCTGACATGGATACGTTCTCCCAGCTGCTTTTCATGCAGGCCAAAGTGCTGAGCGGCGCCTGCAGACAGATGGCCGTGGAGTACAGCCGCCCAGAGGAGTTACTGCTCACTCTGACACACAGCTTCCACACACTCTGCTGCCTGACGCAAGCCTGCATGTCACTAGTGGAAGGCCTGAGCACCGAGAGCGAACAGCGTGAGGTGGTAGCCAAGGTGGATGAGGTCGTCATGAACTACGTGTGTCTGCTGAAAGCTGCAGAGGCGGCTTCGGGAAGCTCCCCCAGTGACCAAAGTGTGAATGCATTGACACATCACTCTGCCACCATGTCTGCTATTATAAACACATTAACTCACTCACTGAAAACACTGCTCAACAAATAA